A part of Aegilops tauschii subsp. strangulata cultivar AL8/78 chromosome 2, Aet v6.0, whole genome shotgun sequence genomic DNA contains:
- the LOC141041248 gene encoding uncharacterized protein — MAPVPIMYHPEPAPYTLPHLLQNVWRRLYPEGADPVYQVYREHLAGSLYEYYAEVTIHHSSPSGAYTRSSKGGFASTPSQAVQFAVIEALVDLHYNEVCMHTHLGFYYYLSLHENGQVIDPLEADDWLRTIEKKLEIARTEEGDKVPFATHYLEGAAAILWDNAKAMWPADEEITWTKFKDHFRKYHIPAGIMKIKQCEFLALTQGSLSVSEYLHKFNHLARYSLYDVATEERKVDKFLGGLNQHLRCTLSTFDFPDFQTLVNKALIAEREHKIMHDNRPANNDHKRKFEPKKDMQPMQKARTRQQTQVESIPKKEMVFTAMAEELELIPVVNEYPDVLPEELPGMPPDRELEFAIDLFVVVFIDDILIYSKSEEEHKGHLRAVLQRLRNHQLYAKFSKCEFWLKQVGFLGHVLSAEGIAVDPSKVKDVLDWAAPTTLSEIGSFLGLAGYYRRFIEGFSKIAKPMNELLKKDKKFAWTEDYERSFNELKSRLTSAPVLTLPDIYRSFDVYCDVSRKGLGCVLMQDGKVVAYASR; from the exons atggctccagttCCGATCATGTaccatcctgagccagctccATACACATTGCCGCACCTGCTTCAGAACGTGTGGCGACGACTCTACCCAGAGGGTGCTGATCCAGTGTATCAGGTGTATCGGGAGCATCTGGCCGGTTCGCTGTATGAGTACTATGCGGAGGTCACTATACACCACAGTTCCCCGTCTGGCGCTTACACCCGTTCCTCTAAGGGTGGTTTCGCTTCTACGCCATCTCAGGCTGTTCAGTTTGCTGTGAtcgaggctcttgtagacttgcACTACAACGAGGTTTGCATGCACACCCACCTAGGTTTCTACTACTACCTGTCTCTGCACGAGAATGG TCAAGTTATTGATCCtttggaagccgatgattggttaaggactaTTGAGAAGAAGCTGGAGATTGCCCGCACTGAAGAAGGTGACAAGGTTCCGTTCGCCACGCATTATCTTGAAGGAGCTGCCGCTATATTGTGGGATAATGCTAAGGCTATGTGGCCCGCGGACGAAGAGATTACTTGGACCaaattcaaggatcatttccgcaaGTACCATATTCCAGCCGGAATTATGAAAATCAAGCAGTGTGAATTCCTCGCTCTCACTCAAGGAAGCCTGTCAGTAAGTGAGTACCTGCACAAGTTCAACCATTTGGCCCGCTATTCTCTttatgatgtggccacagaagaaAGGAAGGTCGACAAATTTCTTGGAGGATTGAACCAACACCTCAGATGCACTCTCAGTACGTTTGATTTTCCAGATTTCCAAACTCTAGTGAACAAGGCCCTCATCGCAGAAAGGGAACACAAGATCATGCACGACAATAGGCCCGCTAataatgaccacaagcgcaaattTGAGCCTAAGAAGGATATGCAACCAATGCAGAAGGCTCGTACTAGGCAGCAGACTCAGGTTGA GAGCATACCCAAGAAGGAAATGGTTTTCACGGCTATGGCTGAAGAATTGGAATTGATTCCTGTGGTCAATGAGTATCCAGATGTATTGCCTGAGGAATTACCAGGAATGCCGCCAGACAGGgagcttgagtttgcaattgACCTG tttgtggtggtattcatcgatgacatcctcatCTACTCAAAAAGTGAAGAAGAGCACAAGGGACACCTCAGAGCAGTTTTACAAAGGCTTCGTAACCATCAGCTCTATGCAAAGTTTAGCAAATGcgagttttggctcaagcaagttgggttttTAGGGCACGTTCTTTCTGCAGAAGGGATAGCTGTGGATCCTAGTAAGGTGAAAGATGTGCTTGATTGGGCCGCACCCACGACACTATCAGAGATCgggagtttccttggattagccgGATATTACCGCCGCTTTATCGAAGGATTCTCTAAGATTGCCAAGCCAATGAATGAGCTCctcaagaaggataagaagtttgCATGGACTGAGGACTACGAAAGGAGCTTCAACGAGCTAAAATCCAGACTGACATCAGCACCagtattgactcttccagacatctaCCGCAGTTTTGATGTATACTGCGATGTCTCTAGGAAAGGCCTTGGatgtgtactcatgcaagatggcaaggtTGTGGCCTACGCATCCCGATAG